The following DNA comes from Microthrixaceae bacterium.
GAGGTGCCGCCGCTCGGATCTGTGTCAGGTGTTCGAGATGCCCGAACGCAGCCCACAGGTGGGTGGCGAGGTTGGCGACGGTTGCGTTGTTGGACGCGAACCGGTTGCGCTGTGCCGCGCTGGAGTACTGCGCGGCGAGGGGGTCGGTGGCCTGCCATTCGGCGAAATGAGGGAGGTGGAAGTCGAGTTCCCACTCCAGCCCACAGAATTCGGTCATCATCGGATCGTTGGCGGCCGTTGCGCCGTAGTGGCGCGCCAGGGTGGCGATAGCGATGGGATCGGTTCCGGCGAGCACGACGGTTCGCGTTTCGGAGGAGGGTTCGGCTCCCGACGCGGGTGCCTCCACCCCGGTTCGTCCGCCGACAGCGCGGTCCAAGAGGAGGTCGAGCAGTCGTTGGCGCACGATCGGCCGCGCCTCGTCGGTGAGGCCCGCCTCGTGCTGGAGGTCGCGGGTCAGCCATTCGAGCGGCTCCGACCAGGACATCGACTGGAGGTCCTCGGTCTTCCATGTGCGAATCGTGGTGGTGACGAGGTCGTGGGAGGTGATCTGTTGCGGGCGCTGCCAGAACTTGCGCATGGCGGCGACGCTACCGGCGCCGGTTCGACGGCGTGGAACAATGGGCGGGTGACGAGTGACGACGACCTGTTGCGGTTTCCGGTTCGTGCGCCGAAGGGTGCGGGTTCCGCGTATCTGGTACGACCCGGCGACGATGGCGCCGGGCGGGGTCACGGGGTGTTGGTGCTGCATTCATGGTGGGGCCTCAACCGGGCGGTGAAAGATTTCTGCAACCGGCTGTGCGACGAGGGCTTTGTCGTGTTGGCTCCGGACCTGTTCGGTGGTCGATGCCCGGCGACGGCACACGAAGCTCAGCAGGCGCTCGACGACATGGATCCCAATGCTGCGGCGAATCTGGTGCTGTCGAGCGCCGTCGCGCTGCGGTCGGCCAGCGACGATCCGAGCGGACCGATCTCGGTGGTCGGGTTCTCGATGGGGGCGTCGTTGGCGTTGTGGGCGGCGGCCCGTCAGCCGGAGTCCTTCGACCGGGTGGTCATCTACTACGGCACATCGTCGCTCGACTTCTCGGCGATGACCGCGCGGGTGCTCGGGCATTTCGTCGACGATGACGTCATGGTCTCCGACGACGACGTGACCCTGCTGTCGGCCGAGCTGTTCGAGGCGGGTTCGGAACCCGTCCTGTGGCACTACCCCGACGCCGTGCACTGGTTTGCCGA
Coding sequences within:
- a CDS encoding dienelactone hydrolase family protein; amino-acid sequence: MTSDDDLLRFPVRAPKGAGSAYLVRPGDDGAGRGHGVLVLHSWWGLNRAVKDFCNRLCDEGFVVLAPDLFGGRCPATAHEAQQALDDMDPNAAANLVLSSAVALRSASDDPSGPISVVGFSMGASLALWAAARQPESFDRVVIYYGTSSLDFSAMTARVLGHFVDDDVMVSDDDVTLLSAELFEAGSEPVLWHYPDAVHWFAEPGEHGCYDEAAAELAWQRTLDFLKN